The DNA window GATGGACAAGATCTACCAGGAGAACGGCTCGACCGGGCTGAACGCGTCGACGAGCAATGACCGGACGTTCTACATCGTCGGCATTCCGTCCAACAAGGTCGAGCTCTGGGCCTGGCTCGATCCGACCGGCTCGCGAACCCGGTCTTCCGCGAGTTCTACAGCGAGCGCAACGTCATCCTCGAGGAGCGGCGGCAGACCCTCGAGTCGCGCCCCGGCGGGACGGTGAACGAGGCGTTCAACGCGATGACCTGGATGGCGCACCCGTACCACTGGCAGGTCATCGGCCGGCCCGAGCGACATCGCCCAGGTGACACGCGAGCAGGGCAGCGAGTTCTTCGCCACCTACTACGCCCCGGACAACCTCACGGCGATTCTCGTCGGCGACCTCGACCCCGAGAAGACGCACGCCCTCATGGAGAAGTACTTCGGCGGATCCCCCGCGAACCCGAAGGGGTCCCGCCGGTCGTGACGCTCGAGCCCGCCCAGCCCGCCGAGCAGCGGATGGTGGCCGAGGTCGAGATGACGCCATCGGTGGAGGCCGACTACAAGGCGGTCCCCGCCGTCCACCGCGACGCCCCGGCGCTGCAGGTCCTCGGCGTCGTCCTCGGCGGAGCGCCGATGACCGGCCGCCCGGCATGGGCGGACCGGCGCGTCCGCCGTCGGCCGCCTCCACCGGGCCCTCGTCCTCGACCAGAAGGCCGCGACCCGCGCCCTCGGCCTACTTTCGCGGGCAGAAGTACGGCGGCCTCTTCACGGTCTCCGCGACGCCGGCCCCGGCAAACGGCCCGGCGAGGTCGAACCGCTCCTCTACGCCGAGCTCGACAAGGTCGTGAAGGAAGGAATCTCCGACGACGAGCTGGCCCGCGCGAAGAACGCCCTCCGCGTTGCCTTCTACACCCGGCTCGAGAGCAACTCCGGTATCCGCGAGTCTCGCCCAGGCCGAGAGCAGCGGCACGTACCGGGACCTCCTGGGATTCTCCGAAGAAGGTCGAGGCCGTGACCCGCGAGGACGTCCAGCGCGTCGCGAAGAAGTACCTCGTGAAGGAGAGCCGCAGCGTTCTCCTGACGACACGCAAGGGCGGGGGCGGCGAGGGGATGCCGCGGAGGCGACCCGGCGGCCCGCCCCCCGCACCCGCCGCCGCCCCGGTCCCGGAGGTGAAGGGATGAACCGCTTCGTGAACTGCGGCGCACTCCTGCTCGCCGTCTCGGCGTCCTGCGCCCTCGGGCAGGCGATCCCGGACCGCCCCGAGAAGCTCTCTTACCCCCCTATCGCCTTCCAGGTCCCGAAGGCGAAGGACGCGAAGGTCGTCCTGAAGAACAGAGTCCCGGCCTACCTCGTCTCCGATCCGACGGGCGTCCCGCTCGTCCGCATCACCGTCTGGTGGCGGGGCGGCGCCTACATGGAGCCGGCCGGCAAGGAAGGCCTCGCGAGCCTCTTCGGCTCGCAGCTCGCCGTCGGCGGGACGCAGAAGAAGGATGCCGCCGCGGTCGAGGACCGCCTCGAGGCGCTCGCGGCGACGCTCTCGTCGACCTGCGGCCCGACGAGCGGCAGCCTCTACCTCCAGGTGCAGGAGAAGGACCTCGCCGAGGGCGTCGACCTCCTCATGCAGGCGCTCACGCAGCCCGCGTTTGCACAGGATCGGCTCGACCTCGCGAAGAAGAGTGCCCGCCAGGGCCTCGAGCGGCGCAACGACGCCGTCACCTCGATCGCCCAGATCCAGATGCCGTATCTCCTCTTCGGCGAGAAGTTCTTCGCCACGGAGAAGACGACCGCCGCGAGCCTCGACGCGATCACGCGCGAGGATCTCCTCGCGTTCCACGCCGGGCTCCTCCACCCGGCGAACCTCGCCGTCGCCGTCTCGGGGAAGTTCGAAAAGAAGGCGATGGTCGACCTCCTCAACCGGACGGTCGGCGCGATCGCGGCGGGAAAGACCGCGCGCCCGAGCCCGAAGGTGCCCGAGCCCGACTTCGTGCGGGCGCCGGGACTCTACGTCTGCGACAAGGACGCCCCGCAGGCGATGCTCCAGTGGGCCTTCCCCGGGATGCGCCGCTCCGACCCCGACTGGTACCCGGCGATGGTGATGAACCACGTCCTCGGCGGTGGCGGCTTCACGGCGCGCCTCATGAAGAAGATCCGCTCCGACGAGGGCCTCACGTACGGCGTGAGGACGACGCTCGGCGAGGGGCCCCACTGGCGCGGCGACCTGACCGGCGGCCTCCAGACGAAGAACACCACGGTGGCCTACGCCCTGCGCCTCGCGCTCGCCGAGATGCAGAGGCTGAAGGACGAGGCGCTGACCGAGGCCGAGCTGGCGTCGGTCAAGGACGGCCTCGTCGAGTCGTTCCCGGCCCAGTGGGCGAGCCGCCAGGCGATCGCGAACCGCTTTGCCGAGGAGCAGCTGAACGGCTGGCCCGAAGACTGGTGGGTCGACTACCGCGAGAAGGTGAGGGCGGTGACGGCCGAAGACGTCCGAAAGCTGGCGAAGAGGCTCCTCGAGCCGGAGAAGATGGTCGTCCTCGCGGTCGGCAAGGC is part of the Holophagales bacterium genome and encodes:
- a CDS encoding insulinase family protein, whose translation is MNRFVNCGALLLAVSASCALGQAIPDRPEKLSYPPIAFQVPKAKDAKVVLKNRVPAYLVSDPTGVPLVRITVWWRGGAYMEPAGKEGLASLFGSQLAVGGTQKKDAAAVEDRLEALAATLSSTCGPTSGSLYLQVQEKDLAEGVDLLMQALTQPAFAQDRLDLAKKSARQGLERRNDAVTSIAQIQMPYLLFGEKFFATEKTTAASLDAITREDLLAFHAGLLHPANLAVAVSGKFEKKAMVDLLNRTVGAIAAGKTARPSPKVPEPDFVRAPGLYVCDKDAPQAMLQWAFPGMRRSDPDWYPAMVMNHVLGGGGFTARLMKKIRSDEGLTYGVRTTLGEGPHWRGDLTGGLQTKNTTVAYALRLALAEMQRLKDEALTEAELASVKDGLVESFPAQWASRQAIANRFAEEQLNGWPEDWWVDYREKVRAVTAEDVRKLAKRLLEPEKMVVLAVGKAAEVESGDPDHPGALKDAVRLPLSRVPLRDPLTLKPLP
- a CDS encoding insulinase family protein; its protein translation is MTREQGSEFFATYYAPDNLTAILVGDLDPEKTHALMEKYFGGSPANPKGSRRS